GTTCTTCTGACTATAGCCGTTAATAGCTTGCAAATCACCCAAGTCTTCCTATAGCACCATTCAAGGTGATGTTGACCCAGTTTCTTTCACAGCCCAGTTTTGTCTATTGTTGAGAATTACTGTTTAACAGTTTTTCTTGAACTAATTGTTTCTAAAAAGGCATTTTAAGAATGTCAGTGTCCATTTCATGAATATGTGTGAGCCATTTCATGAATATGTGTGAGACAAAAAGGAGGGTACAAAGAATTTAGCAGGGAGGAGCAATATGTGGTTGCAAAATATGCTttcaggaagaaaaaaaaaattatttaaaacttgCATTGGTATAAGTTAAAACGCAGATACACTTCCctataagcagtgttggggaaagtaacttttaaaagtaaccaattgcgttactgagttacttttaatggaaagtaatgtgttacataactattgtgttactttttCCTCATCTGGGCTGGGCTTACATGTTTGTTTTtcatataaaaaagtatatttttggcaaacgtaaaaaaaaaaacgttcacaCCAAatgtaagttttgcttattagtatggctGAATTGGATTGTTGAAGGGCAAAGAccttggttaataaaatggggttaaatacttttaaatactttgcgtcttttaacatatttaattgttgcaggtttgcatcatattctgagtttgcatttgaATGTTTTTATTCATTAAGAGCAATACTAAATctgtttttgtgcaagtgagatgagtaaatgcatgttcacatttagtctagaactacagtaagCATAAAGTTTCGACAGCGGACATTTCAGAGTCAGTCAATtaatgggaaaaaaaagtaattggcggtacttatttgaaaaagtaactcacgtattttcttgtaaattaaaaagtaatgcattactttactagtaacaaaaatgtacagataatgtactcacccacttgtcatccaagatgttaatgtctttctttcttcagttgtaaggaaattatgtcttttgagtaaaacatttcaggatttctctccagattatgaacttctatggtgcccccaaattttgaacttccaaaatgcagcttcaaaaggctctaaacgatcacagccgaggaaaaaagggtcttatctagcaaaacgatgagttatattctaaaaaaaaaagtacagtttatatactttttaacctcaaatgcttgtcttgtttagctcggcaagacgagcatttgagattaaaaagtatttaagttgtaaatgtttttagaaaataaccgattgtttcgctagataagacccttcttcatcgggtgggatcatttagagccctttgaagctgcatttaaactgcattttggaagttcaaactcgggggcaccatagaagtccattatatggagagaaatcctgaaaagttttcttaaaaaaaacacaatttcttcacgactgaataaagaaagacatgaacatcttcgatgacaagggggtgagtacattatctgtacatttttgttctgaaagtgaactactcctttaaagtgcccctattatgccttttcaaatatgctatttcatgtagtgtgtcatgtagctgtatgtgaacataaactatctgcaaagttgtgacgccgacagtgcactataaataaagtttttgtctaacaaaaaaaagagtcggctcacattcgcctaaacgagtcgtcagcaattcgaatcttttttctgtaacggccacacgtcacgagctacacatttgcgtaatgtccgcccacattcaatttcgcgaacaacttgcccgcccacaaacagtaggcctaccattttcaagtggattacatcatgtcaagaagacgccctgcgctgtgacagcctgtgagagagaatttgttttatatgcccttccgaaagatgaaactaccaagaatgagtggttaacattaattttttcaacaacacctcagcactccaatgccaatcttgtgttgtgttcgcgtcattttactgatgactgcttttctaatcttggggagtaacgttacaacgcgagattcaccaaacgcttggttttaaaaaatggatcagtgcccagtttatttggaccggcttgctcctctgaacttctacctgtaagtatgattaataattaatgattgtattttctagcgatcgttcaaaatacgtctttgtgtacgttatggtgtgtaacaaccccgcacatgtcttggtaagcggctaacttgcgtttctgtagttcagctgtgagtgcaatgtagtctaaaaagtcttgtgattgatgcagcttgactgtctgtctgccttattagtttaagtaatgataatgataaacgatggcttaacgcagtgttatggattgtacagtgttgaagttcacaacgtagagatgtgtccggttcgcttacaaaagcaaattgcaaacactgtccacagttaacatattacacccactgagaaacgtcctgctccggtcgtgcttgcaaaacagtttcttgtcgatgtgacacttcaaccgtttcatcgtcagactccggctcgaattgatagggtaaaatcgaggctatcttttctatgcattaacaggtctccgcagctgtcattcagttatgccaatgggcgtttcgttttgcgctgaagcggtagaccaatcatgaaggactgcaccatctgaccaatcacagcagtgagggctcactgaaaggaggggtttagagagactgaatcttcgaactgcttcacacgagtcgtttaggaatcatttagaaacggggtaaaaataaatctaattttggagaaaactaaagtgttttttgaacttgcatacatgtaaacctgttttaagagactattacaacaatattaactacctttaaaatggcataataggggcactttaagtaaCCTGTGACTTGCAATGCATTACTCCCAACACTGACTAGCCTAGCAAGTAAACTTTTATCCTTTTTacaacctttattttttttacttatttttttggaGGTGTCTGATTGCTGCTGCAGAGAAAAACCCATCCTGCAACCATTATGTAAATAAAACGCAAATGTATCTATTCACAAGTGATGTGTAAATCGACCATTAccactttttacattaaaaaaggcCAATCAATACGCCACACAGTGTATATAACCCGCGATTCTTCAGACGTTCATTACTTTGCTCTGTTGAAAGTTAGGTAACGTGTGTCAACAGAGCTGAAGAGATGCCATCTTGTGATTTCTGCGGATACGGTCCTGGCGAGAATATCGACGGGGTCTCATTTTACGAGTAAGTTTACTATCAGCTTGCTGTAGTAAAACAAACCCGTTCTGTTTCTGATTATCCAATTTCTCTCAGATTCCCGTTAGTAGAGGAGCATCGTCGCCACTGGATAGTAAATATGGGCAGGGACGCGGAATGGATTCCATCTGAATCCTCGTCTCTGTGCTCTGCTCATTTCACTCCGGATTGTTTTGAATCTGGATCAGCACGTTTACACTCAGACGCGATTCCGACTGTATTTAATTTCAGACATTCTGAGGTaagttcatctatctatctgtggtTACAAGTTCATTAGACCCTTCCCTGTTTTATCCATACAGAATCTATTACAGAAGGGTTTTAACAAAGAATCAAGtaaagaattatattttaaaatgctaaaacTGTTTTGTATTTCAGAATCAGATTCTTAAAGACACTGAAAATCTCCTTCCACAACAAGGAGTGCATACTGAATCCACTAACGCATCCAAATCATCCTGCTGTGATAGTTATAAACGTCTGCAGGCCACAGAAAGAAATTACCAGCTGAAATTAGCTGCTGCTCAGCTTCAGATAAAAGAATACAAAAAGACTCTAGCAGAAGAGTCACGAAAAGCAACACAATGGCAGAAGAGAGCAATAGTTTTGCAGAGTGCAATCAGAGCGATGAAACAAAGGGGGTCAATACATGCATCAAGAAAAACATCTACACCCAAAAATAGTCATTTGGACTGAACACACATTTTGACATTGAGAAATTCTTTGCACACTGAAGCACATAGCAGTTTTTGAAATACTTTAATACACTTAAGTACATATTAAACACTTCATATGTATACAAAATACTcttaccaaataaaaaatacatgtacTATTGCATTTCATTATAAGCAACAGTGAAGGATAACTATTTGGATATTTCACATGACGTGTAATGAgataaataaaagacaaaaaagtgcAAGTATGACTTTAAACATATTACAGTAATGTAAATGTATAGCACCAATAGACATTTTATTACTGGGATTCTATGCTCTCAGCCTACTGAGGACAACAATGTAACATCAGTCATGAGTAAAAAGACGTTTTTTGCATTGTTATAATATAGAAATATTCACATAATGGCCCTGCTGTAATCAAAAACAACTTtggctgaaaaataaaataaaaaatcctgagtttgttgtcattttgtgtctTAAACCAACTCAAATACTACACAAATTCAAATTTAAGCAGGATTTTATGGATGTAAGGGATGAATTATGATTACAAACTCTTACTGTGTTGCATACAACCATCATCACACTGTATACTACTATGTATACTAAAGATAAAAAGCAAACTGTATGTTTCAAATGCTTAAAGAATACAGTAAGTGTAGTAAAACCTTCATTACTGCCATGTAAATTAAAGAAAAGTTTTGCAAGAAGATATTAGCTTGAAGTCTCTTTATTGCATAATGGCCACCTTAAGACAAAAATGTGTCTTATACGATCACAAATCTCTTACTAGGATGGATGTGTAATACTAAAAAAAGATATTCTCTGTACTTACCAGTAACAAGTACAATGACTGTGTCAAATAAATAATCCTTCAAGAGTAAAGTACAAAGCACAGCAAAGTCAAGAGGTCATCAGTGGTGACAGCAAGTAGACTAATACATGTCAGTCCATGTAAAGGAGGTTTTAATAAACACCTGATGGAGTTTTCAGATTGGTGACGGTGTGCGAAATGAGGATCCAGTGAGACCAGCATCTCCGAACACATTGACGTAAGAAGATTTTAGGAACTGGACATAGTTCTGGAGGCTGCGGTTTGTGCTGTCGGACTGCTCCAGTCTGTCCTTGACATCTTGTAAACGACTCTGATACCTCCGTTCAGCCTGAAAGAAAGTTTATTGATGGTTTGATTAGATATTTATGACCCtcgactacaaaaccagtcataagtaggacGGCTATATTTGTGGtgataggcaaaaatacattgtatgggtcaaaattatcgatttgccaaaaatctttaagatattaaagtgcccctattatgccttttcaaatatgatatttcatgtagtgtgtcatgtagctgtatgtgaacataaactatctgcaaagttgtgacgccgacagtgcactataaataaagtttttgtctatcaaaaaaaagagtcggctcacattcgcctaaacgagtcgtcagcaattcgaatcttttttctgtaacggccacacgtcacgagctacacatttgcgtaatgtccgcccacattcaatttcgcgaacaacttgcccgcccacaaacagcaggcctaccattttcacgtggattacatcatgtcaagaagacgccctgcgctgtgacagcctgtgagagtgaatttgttttatatgcccttccgaaagatgaaactatcagtggttaacattaattttttcaacacctcagcagtccaatgccaatcttgtgttgtgttcgcgtcattttactgatgactgcttttctaatcttggggagtaacgttacaacgcgagattcaccaaacgcttggttttaaaaaatggatcagtgcccagtttatttggaccggcttgctcctctgaactcctacctgtaagtatgattaataattgtattttctagcgatcgttcaaaatacgtctttgtgtacgttggtgtgtaacaacccagcacatgtcttggtaaccggctaacttgcgtttctgtagttctgttgtttagctgtgagtgcaatgtagtctaaaaagtcttgtgattgatgcagcttgactgtctgtctgccttattagttaagtaatgataatgataaacgatggcttaacgcagtgttatgggttgtacgttacagtgttgaagttcacaacgtagaggtgtgcccggttcgcttacaaaagcaaattgcaaacactttccacagttataatatgacacccactgagaaacgtcctgctccagtcgtgcttgcaaaacagtttcttgtcgatgtgccacttcaaccgtttcatcgtcagactccggctcgaattgatagggtaaaatcgaggctatcttttctatgcattaacaggtctccgcagctgtcattcagttatgccaatgggcgtttcgttttgcgctgaagcggtagaccaatccaaaaggactgcaccatctgaccaatcacagcggtgagggctcactgaaaggaggggtttagagagactgattcttcgaactgcttcaaacgagtcgtttacgaatcatttagaaacggggtaaaaataaatctaattttggagaaaactaaagtgttttttgaacttgcatacatgtaaacctgttttaagagactattacaacaatattaactacctttaaaatggcataataggggcactttaagtaaagatcatgttccatgaagatgttttgtacatttcctaccgtaaatatatcaaaacctaattttcgattagtaatatgcattgctaagaacttcatttggacaactttgaaggcgaatttcttaatatttataagtatatttctaaatggttgtatctcagccaaatattgtcttttcctaaaaaccatacaccaatggaacgCTTAtatatcagctttcagatgatgtataaatctcaattaaaaaaaaaaaaaaaaaaaaaaaaagtgacctgTATAAccggttttgtggcccagggtcacatttaatagaAATTCACATGTGGATAAATTTCACTGACCTCCTCTTTGGCTCGTCGTATCTGGTTGAGCTCAGTTGTTGATCTGCTTAGTTGAGTCTCTAGGTCGACAATTTTGGACTGCGTAACACGCTCTTTAGAGGCTGCACGCTCCCTGGTCTGGGTAACCTATCAATCAACATCTTTGAGCATCAAGAGCTTTGCAAGATAAAAATATAGATTACGGAATCCATGAGTTTATAAGGAAGTAGTAGGTCAGACCTGTCGGCGAGCATCG
The genomic region above belongs to Garra rufa chromosome 19, GarRuf1.0, whole genome shotgun sequence and contains:
- the LOC141292372 gene encoding uncharacterized protein, yielding MPSCDFCGYGPGENIDGVSFYEFPLVEEHRRHWIVNMGRDAEWIPSESSSLCSAHFTPDCFESGSARLHSDAIPTVFNFRHSENQILKDTENLLPQQGVHTESTNASKSSCCDSYKRLQATERNYQLKLAAAQLQIKEYKKTLAEESRKATQWQKRAIVLQSAIRAMKQRGSIHASRKTSTPKNSHLD